The Sulfolobus islandicus Y.N.15.51 sequence TACACAAGTAATTTATGGACTTAACGCACTAGATTGGTTAGCAAGTGTGAAGGGGAAAAGGATAGCTTTAGTCACTACTAGGAGCTTGCTTAAAAGTAAAATTCTTGAACAAATATTAAGTCTTATAAACGCTGAGGTAATTGAGGGACCAAGACAACACACTCCAGTAGGTGATGTAAATAATTTAACGGAGAGACTTAAGGGATATGATGTTGTAATAGGCTTAGGCGGAGGAAGTGTAATAGATGGTATTAAGCTTTCATTTAATGGTTACTATATAGCAATACCTACTACTTTTTCTGGAGCGGAGCATACTAGATCTGGAGGAGCAACAATTGATGGAATAAAGAAAAGTAGAATAGGAAAAGAGGCAGATGCAATAATCTTAGATCCTAGAGCCACACTTGAAACACCAAAATGGTTGCTTATAGCGAGTGGAGTAAGGGCAATAGACCACGCGGTCGAGGCATTATACTCTAAAGACTCTACACCCTTTACTGATTCCTTAGCT is a genomic window containing:
- a CDS encoding iron-containing alcohol dehydrogenase, whose product is MFKVEYPITQVIYGLNALDWLASVKGKRIALVTTRSLLKSKILEQILSLINAEVIEGPRQHTPVGDVNNLTERLKGYDVVIGLGGGSVIDGIKLSFNGYYIAIPTTFSGAEHTRSGGATIDGIKKSRIGKEADAIILDPRATLETPKWLLIASGVRAIDHAVEALYSKDSTPFTDSLAIEGYKKLVKCIRDLDSIENRALCQIGTWLSSLTMRYAKMGISHNFGYVYGPRFNIPHGVTSCISLPSAIKLNYSVARNKLREIENEGEPLYEFMDKFLKDIGAKRRLSEFTTLDEALKYVQTFIQIVNNSGNPVKIDIETAKRFIEEVF